A stretch of Desulfotalea psychrophila LSv54 DNA encodes these proteins:
- a CDS encoding GGDEF domain-containing protein, whose product MHSGRLWQRIVNTERWGLRARLAYTTGFLLLIGASVTLFAIASSLHHSTEKSIQTRIDNFTILLSQATTHISSQLLEEASYISINPDVQKSLRQNKPDLLGDKIFTSLEKIALLSKRSPTQIQIFTPTLKPFFQAQTNIPARGADEFPLLKASKTSLQPAAGLKKSSGKIVFTASVPITYQGQLIGFALATRPLETLKLNLDQTISHNFSLIISTDQEKTPKATGKKERIAMSWGIPDQTNSAPTTLPSKSIYTKIVPLMAYDGKEIGTTQINFDGKAFLSQAEKTIYILFFTTVIGVSLVFLSIFWNVNMIRDCLKQIKKSLISSHSNDFSERFNLKPVHCREMLNCSHKECPVYQEPSKICYLETGDEAISPANRGACIFLNQYKHCTNCPVYETQRGDEITEIKQIVNTIMGLWSDFLGDVSNLLADVYKSTPNEKPGLDDISSYLEHMARLTVYSHDVQGASNQEEIYKQLEYVFQQHFHLHKFNLLKVDSTENRMTPVISRQNITESHNSVFFDCSLCRARRTAEMVCSNNNPHLCPFFGLENEMEIRCCLPMVMHGRVGAIFTFTTNRNQWSVTQREIVIIQKYLDETAPILSSLQLLEATKAQSLKDPLTRCHNRRFMDEYLKHLEVLHKREPQQVGFIMADIDHFKMVNDEEGHQAGDSVLRQLAKILKMVIREQDLTIRYGGEEFLIILHNISEASAPEIVGEKIRAAVEKTPLTLPGGKQIQKTISIGTANFPKDASKLYQVIKFADVALYKAKEQGRNRVLGFNKSMWIDEKY is encoded by the coding sequence CATCACAGTACCGAAAAAAGCATCCAAACAAGAATAGACAATTTCACCATCCTCCTCTCCCAGGCAACGACTCATATCTCCTCACAGCTTCTGGAAGAGGCAAGCTATATCAGTATCAATCCTGATGTCCAGAAAAGTCTCAGACAAAATAAGCCTGACCTCCTAGGCGACAAGATTTTCACCTCTCTGGAAAAAATTGCCCTTCTCAGTAAACGCTCACCAACACAGATTCAGATATTCACCCCAACCCTTAAACCATTTTTCCAAGCCCAGACCAACATCCCAGCAAGAGGAGCCGATGAGTTTCCTCTACTCAAGGCAAGCAAAACATCTTTACAGCCAGCAGCAGGACTTAAAAAGAGCTCGGGGAAAATAGTCTTTACGGCAAGTGTACCTATTACTTACCAAGGGCAGCTCATTGGCTTTGCCCTGGCGACACGCCCCTTAGAAACACTCAAGCTCAATCTGGACCAGACAATCTCCCATAATTTTAGCCTCATCATAAGCACCGATCAAGAAAAGACACCAAAGGCCACCGGCAAAAAAGAGCGCATTGCTATGAGCTGGGGGATTCCCGATCAAACCAACTCAGCCCCCACAACCTTACCCTCCAAGTCCATCTACACCAAAATAGTTCCCCTTATGGCCTACGATGGCAAAGAAATTGGCACCACCCAGATTAACTTTGACGGCAAGGCCTTCTTAAGCCAGGCAGAAAAGACCATCTACATCCTCTTTTTCACCACCGTCATCGGTGTAAGTCTGGTCTTCCTCTCTATCTTTTGGAATGTCAATATGATCCGTGACTGCCTGAAGCAGATCAAAAAATCACTTATCTCATCGCACTCCAATGATTTTAGCGAACGCTTCAACCTCAAGCCCGTTCACTGCCGGGAAATGTTAAACTGCTCCCACAAAGAGTGTCCTGTCTACCAAGAACCAAGCAAAATCTGCTATCTGGAAACCGGAGATGAGGCCATTTCTCCCGCCAACAGAGGTGCCTGCATTTTTTTAAACCAATACAAACACTGCACAAACTGTCCTGTCTACGAGACACAACGCGGAGATGAAATAACGGAGATCAAGCAGATTGTAAATACCATCATGGGCCTGTGGAGCGACTTTCTGGGAGATGTTTCCAATCTCCTCGCCGATGTCTACAAAAGCACTCCCAATGAAAAACCAGGGCTCGATGATATATCAAGTTATCTTGAGCATATGGCAAGACTAACAGTCTATAGTCACGACGTTCAGGGAGCCAGCAACCAAGAGGAGATATACAAACAGCTGGAATATGTCTTCCAACAGCACTTCCATCTTCATAAGTTCAACCTGCTGAAGGTAGATAGCACTGAAAACAGAATGACACCTGTTATCTCCAGGCAAAACATAACAGAGAGCCATAATTCTGTTTTCTTTGACTGCTCCCTCTGTCGGGCAAGACGAACAGCAGAAATGGTCTGCTCCAACAACAACCCCCACCTCTGTCCCTTCTTCGGCCTGGAAAATGAGATGGAAATTCGCTGTTGCCTGCCAATGGTCATGCATGGAAGGGTGGGAGCAATTTTCACCTTTACCACAAACCGCAACCAATGGTCGGTCACCCAACGCGAAATCGTTATCATACAAAAATATTTAGATGAGACAGCCCCCATACTCTCATCACTGCAACTCCTTGAGGCGACCAAGGCTCAATCTTTGAAAGATCCACTCACTCGCTGCCATAATCGCCGTTTTATGGATGAATATTTAAAACATCTCGAAGTTCTCCATAAACGTGAGCCACAACAAGTCGGCTTTATCATGGCTGACATTGATCACTTCAAGATGGTAAACGATGAAGAGGGACACCAGGCTGGCGACAGCGTCCTCCGCCAACTGGCCAAAATATTAAAAATGGTAATCCGCGAGCAGGACCTCACCATCCGTTATGGAGGAGAGGAATTTCTCATCATCCTCCACAATATCAGCGAGGCAAGCGCCCCCGAAATAGTAGGAGAAAAGATCAGGGCTGCTGTAGAGAAGACACCACTTACCCTGCCCGGTGGCAAACAGATCCAAAAGACCATCAGCATAGGGACTGCTAATTTCCCCAAGGATGCCAGCAAGCTGTATCAGGTTATCAAGTTCGCCGACGTTGCCCTCTATAAGGCAAAAGAGCAGGGCCGCAACCGTGTCCTCGGCTTCAACAAATCGATGTGGATAGATGAAAAGTACTAG
- a CDS encoding TatD family hydrolase encodes MSHSTDFQDSHLHLSHLSQEDIDNIVSKALNLNIQRLFANTAEEEEWAGAIQAGKRWQAVTPFLGIHPWYAAHATPGWQERLERISRETGCAIGEIGLDKKCRTETETQESVFKDQLEIAYRHGRPISIHCLGRWERTINMLQDARGQKQGTPLLFHSYSGSVETMQRLIRLGASISFSLQNLNQKKSFEVMLQTPLEHILLETDLSYQVQDKATKQKATIEHIILLYEKVAKARHISVKELCEQTWKNGSIFTIKGTNRRKKSGKTGST; translated from the coding sequence ATGTCTCATAGCACGGACTTTCAGGACAGCCACCTTCACCTCAGTCATCTCAGCCAGGAAGATATAGACAATATTGTCAGCAAGGCCCTAAATCTCAACATTCAGCGCCTCTTTGCCAATACCGCCGAGGAAGAGGAATGGGCAGGGGCCATCCAGGCAGGCAAGAGGTGGCAGGCCGTGACTCCCTTTCTTGGCATCCATCCCTGGTATGCAGCACATGCAACCCCGGGCTGGCAGGAGAGACTGGAGAGGATAAGCAGGGAAACGGGCTGCGCCATTGGTGAAATAGGCCTCGACAAAAAATGCCGTACCGAGACAGAGACTCAGGAATCGGTATTCAAAGATCAGTTAGAAATTGCCTATCGCCATGGGCGACCAATATCAATACACTGCTTGGGAAGGTGGGAAAGGACAATTAACATGCTGCAGGATGCGCGGGGCCAAAAACAGGGTACGCCCCTCCTCTTCCACTCCTATTCTGGTTCAGTGGAGACAATGCAGAGGCTGATTCGCCTTGGCGCCTCCATCTCCTTTTCTCTGCAAAACCTCAACCAGAAAAAAAGCTTTGAGGTTATGCTGCAGACACCCCTTGAACATATTCTTCTTGAAACAGACCTGAGCTATCAGGTACAAGACAAGGCTACAAAACAAAAGGCCACAATAGAACACATTATATTACTCTATGAAAAAGTTGCTAAGGCCCGTCATATCTCAGTAAAGGAACTCTGTGAACAAACCTGGAAAAATGGATCGATTTTCACGATTAAAGGCACTAATAGGCGAAAAAAGAGTGGAAAGACTGGCAGCACGTAG
- a CDS encoding tRNA threonylcarbamoyladenosine dehydratase produces MERLAARSVTIVGIGAVGGHAMEGLARSGIGHLRLVDFDRIDPSNINRQLLALDSTVGRLKVELAQERIYQINPQCKVEILPLFANQESIDKILDPKPDLLIDAIDALNPKTCLLEAAFRHKIPTISSMGAALRTDPTKITYGDIFDTRGCPLAKQLRKRLRNRGIGEGIFCVYSHEAVNFNYGNEGADEPNDKSLGRSRNILGSTPTIPAIFGLTIANQAIFALAEKEISFS; encoded by the coding sequence GTGGAAAGACTGGCAGCACGTAGCGTCACCATCGTCGGCATCGGTGCCGTTGGCGGTCATGCCATGGAGGGACTTGCCCGCTCAGGCATTGGCCATTTACGCCTGGTTGACTTTGACCGGATTGACCCCAGTAACATCAATCGACAGCTGCTTGCCCTTGACTCCACGGTGGGAAGATTGAAGGTAGAACTTGCCCAAGAGCGCATCTACCAGATCAACCCCCAGTGTAAGGTTGAAATACTGCCGCTCTTTGCCAATCAGGAGAGCATAGATAAGATTCTTGACCCCAAACCGGATCTTCTCATCGATGCCATCGACGCCCTCAACCCAAAGACATGTCTACTTGAGGCAGCATTTCGGCACAAGATCCCCACTATCTCGTCCATGGGGGCCGCCCTGCGCACAGATCCAACAAAAATAACCTACGGAGACATTTTCGACACCCGCGGTTGCCCTCTGGCCAAACAGCTACGCAAACGTCTGCGCAACCGGGGTATAGGGGAGGGCATCTTCTGCGTATACTCCCACGAGGCGGTGAACTTCAACTACGGTAACGAAGGCGCAGACGAGCCCAACGACAAGAGTTTGGGGCGTTCACGTAATATCCTTGGTTCTACTCCAACAATTCCGGCAATTTTCGGACTAACAATTGCGAATCAAGCAATTTTTGCCCTTGCTGAAAAAGAGATCTCCTTTTCCTAG
- the sstT gene encoding serine/threonine transporter SstT, translated as MEQNNSLFSRIINANLVLQIIFGIAAGIILATVSHDLAKSAATLGGLFVGALKAVAPILVFVLVASSIANQKKGSNTNMRPIISLYLIGTLLAALTAVTMSFAFPTTLVLVTGAEGAAPPQGIIEVLRTLVFKIVDNPINALRTANYIGILAWAIGLGIALHHASQNTKDVLSDMSHGVSFIVRFIIRLAPIGIFGLVANTIAETGFSALGGYASLLGVLLGSMAIVALVINPLMVFIKIRKNPYPLVFTCLRESGVTAFFTRSSAANIPVNMTLCEKLNIHEDSYSVSIPLGATINMAGAAITITVLTLAAVNTMGIQVDMFTALLLSVVAAISACGASGVAGGSLLLIPLACGLFGISNDVAMQVVGVGFIIGVIQDSAETGLNSSTDVLFTAACHRARERS; from the coding sequence ATGGAACAGAACAACTCTCTTTTTTCTCGGATAATAAATGCTAACCTCGTGTTACAAATTATCTTTGGTATTGCCGCAGGTATAATCCTTGCTACAGTCTCCCACGATCTTGCAAAATCAGCAGCCACCCTTGGTGGCCTCTTTGTTGGAGCACTTAAGGCCGTAGCCCCAATCTTAGTGTTTGTTCTTGTGGCATCTTCTATTGCCAATCAGAAAAAGGGCAGCAACACCAATATGAGGCCAATCATCAGCCTCTACCTCATTGGCACCCTACTGGCTGCTCTTACCGCAGTCACCATGAGTTTTGCCTTCCCCACAACACTTGTCCTGGTGACAGGCGCCGAAGGTGCAGCCCCCCCCCAGGGAATCATTGAGGTACTAAGGACCCTTGTCTTCAAAATAGTGGACAATCCGATAAACGCTCTGAGGACCGCAAACTACATTGGTATTCTTGCCTGGGCCATCGGCCTTGGTATTGCCCTTCACCATGCCTCACAGAACACCAAGGATGTTTTGAGCGACATGAGTCACGGTGTCTCCTTTATTGTCCGTTTTATCATCCGCCTTGCCCCAATCGGTATCTTTGGCCTTGTCGCCAACACCATTGCCGAGACAGGATTTTCGGCCCTTGGTGGATACGCAAGTCTTCTTGGCGTGCTTCTTGGCTCCATGGCAATTGTTGCCCTTGTCATTAACCCGCTCATGGTCTTTATCAAGATCAGAAAAAACCCATATCCACTTGTCTTCACCTGTCTGCGTGAAAGTGGGGTGACCGCATTTTTCACTCGCTCAAGTGCCGCAAATATTCCAGTAAATATGACCCTCTGTGAGAAGCTCAACATCCACGAGGACAGTTACTCTGTATCTATCCCACTGGGAGCAACCATCAACATGGCAGGAGCGGCCATCACCATCACTGTCCTTACCCTTGCTGCGGTAAACACCATGGGTATCCAGGTGGACATGTTCACCGCCCTCCTTCTCAGTGTTGTGGCAGCAATCTCTGCCTGCGGAGCATCCGGGGTTGCCGGTGGATCCCTGCTCCTCATCCCCCTTGCCTGTGGCCTCTTCGGTATTTCAAACGATGTGGCAATGCAGGTTGTAGGTGTAGGTTTTATTATTGGTGTTATTCAGGATTCAGCTGAGACTGGCTTGAACAGCTCAACGGATGTTCTCTTCACCGCTGCCTGTCATAGGGCCAGGGAAAGATCATAA
- a CDS encoding DMT family transporter — protein MVNRQRIWAHILMLLSSCFVATSFIAGEMVAGQIDPGLLTLVRFTVAALIVLLVVGLRSDLSFSLSLFFRSSLVSGCLVGFFWLMFFSLRYTTAFNTSVIFAVTPLFSYFYSMILLGERFSLAKLLALLCGGIGALWVLCQGDLFFWQHLSWNKGDLIFLSGCLLMGFYSPFIKICQRGESALLMTFWILVTGACWLLLLNFRLVFTYSWSAVPGSCWGWILYLAIFATIVTFYCNQIAVSVIGPIRAASYSYLYPVIVVFLNLFMGKGLPHYQILPGLFIVIAAMYLIQRGGTELEERAERQ, from the coding sequence ATGGTAAATCGTCAACGAATCTGGGCGCATATCTTGATGCTCCTCTCCTCCTGCTTTGTCGCAACATCCTTTATCGCCGGTGAGATGGTCGCAGGGCAAATCGATCCGGGGCTTCTTACCTTGGTGCGCTTTACGGTGGCGGCTCTTATTGTCCTTCTCGTTGTCGGCTTGCGTTCCGACCTCTCCTTTTCCCTCTCCCTTTTTTTTCGTTCCTCTCTGGTCAGTGGCTGTCTGGTTGGCTTTTTTTGGCTAATGTTTTTCAGCCTTCGCTATACAACGGCCTTTAATACCAGTGTCATCTTTGCCGTAACACCTCTTTTTTCCTATTTTTATTCGATGATTTTGCTGGGGGAAAGATTTTCGCTGGCGAAGCTACTTGCCCTGCTCTGTGGTGGGATTGGTGCCCTATGGGTTCTCTGTCAGGGTGACCTCTTCTTTTGGCAACATTTGAGTTGGAATAAGGGTGATCTTATCTTTCTCTCCGGCTGTCTCTTGATGGGATTCTACTCCCCGTTTATCAAAATCTGCCAGAGGGGGGAATCGGCCCTGCTGATGACATTCTGGATTCTGGTGACGGGGGCCTGTTGGCTGCTTCTCCTTAATTTCCGTCTGGTCTTTACCTATAGCTGGTCGGCTGTTCCCGGCAGTTGCTGGGGATGGATTCTCTACCTGGCAATTTTTGCCACAATAGTGACCTTCTATTGTAATCAGATCGCTGTGTCGGTGATCGGACCAATCAGGGCCGCATCCTATAGCTATCTCTATCCAGTCATTGTTGTTTTCCTCAACTTATTTATGGGTAAGGGCCTGCCCCATTATCAGATATTGCCGGGACTGTTTATTGTGATAGCTGCCATGTATTTGATTCAAAGAGGTGGGACTGAACTAGAGGAACGTGCAGAGAGGCAATAA
- a CDS encoding NfeD family protein, protein MEFIDSGLFWLVIGGMLLLMGLATPGLVLFFFAVGATSVAALNWLYPVNMVWQLVIFLLLSLFLLGSYRKIFKGSFFAGDEVDEVVVEVGARGEVVALIAPPAVGRVKILDHVWQATADIFIEEGQTVYVVRRDGPVLHVGK, encoded by the coding sequence ATGGAATTTATAGATTCGGGTCTTTTTTGGCTGGTAATAGGCGGTATGCTTCTTCTTATGGGGCTTGCCACTCCAGGATTGGTGCTTTTTTTCTTTGCTGTCGGGGCTACTAGTGTAGCAGCATTAAATTGGCTCTATCCGGTCAATATGGTTTGGCAATTGGTGATCTTTCTGTTGCTCTCCCTCTTTCTTCTTGGTTCCTATAGGAAAATTTTTAAGGGAAGTTTTTTTGCAGGTGATGAGGTGGATGAGGTCGTGGTCGAGGTGGGTGCACGTGGGGAAGTTGTAGCCCTTATTGCCCCTCCTGCCGTCGGCAGGGTAAAGATTTTGGATCATGTTTGGCAGGCCACGGCCGATATTTTTATCGAAGAGGGGCAGACTGTTTATGTGGTGAGGCGTGATGGTCCCGTTCTGCACGTAGGTAAATAA
- a CDS encoding FeoA family protein: MAKSIHLANICHGNTYEVSGFADSDSDYAEKLFKMGFVEGTAIELAPVNLSDPIIIQIRGSRIALRKKEAQQVFVRKK; this comes from the coding sequence ATGGCGAAAAGCATACATCTTGCAAATATTTGTCATGGAAACACCTACGAAGTTTCAGGATTTGCCGACAGCGATTCAGATTACGCAGAAAAGCTCTTTAAGATGGGTTTTGTTGAAGGAACCGCCATCGAACTTGCTCCAGTAAACCTCAGCGACCCCATTATTATCCAGATACGGGGGAGCCGTATTGCCCTAAGAAAGAAAGAAGCCCAACAAGTTTTTGTAAGGAAAAAATAG
- the feoB gene encoding ferrous iron transport protein B — protein MHKIGRIAIAGVPNCGKTTLFNSLTGAKQTVGNWPGVTVEKVEGSFSLRGSKVELVDLPGTYNLSPDTEDQKVAERVIREGEYDLILNVVDASNLSRNLYLTMDLKERTSQIIILLNMLDVAKSEGIDIDVNKLSEELGVPVIPVIAVCPKSVQKAVKRVEIAAAKLPKHDSHASRAEVMDTVKKYAHIDKIYNLIAKEKKDKKDSITNRIDNIVMNRFAAIPIFLLSMFVTFWFAIGVGSVFIDFFDIMGGLLFIEVPTAMLNTVHAPEWLIVMIAGGLGTGCQTVATFIPVVFFMFLALAILENLGYMSRVGVVADRFMRKIGLPGSAFIPMIVGFGCTVPAIMAARTLTTTRDRYMTIFMAPFMSCGARLPVYALFCSALFGAYSGLAVFMIYITGLFMAILTGFFLKNTLFKGASSHFVMDLPLYHKPQVGAVLLSAWLRLKNFIGKAGVIVVLAVFCLSLVNSVGIEDGKMTFGNEDSQSSILAHAGKAITPIFEPMGIQRDNWPASVALFTGLFAKEAIVGTINSLYASVDMTDLAEATTEQAPAKLDVAGSITKAFTSVGEGMVGVVSSFDLLGIGIINEDQKTISEETGASTDVYKHIAANFTVFSAFAYLLFVLMYFPCLAVIGVAKQEMGGFYTMIMATYCTMLAWSVATLFYQIAEGHNILYILLACLILASVYGLLHLIGKKERINKVTTPPPPPMRKRCCGQ, from the coding sequence ATGCACAAAATAGGAAGGATTGCCATCGCCGGCGTTCCCAATTGCGGCAAGACAACCCTGTTCAACTCCTTGACAGGGGCAAAGCAAACGGTTGGCAACTGGCCGGGAGTAACCGTTGAAAAAGTTGAGGGTAGTTTTTCTTTAAGGGGAAGCAAGGTTGAACTTGTTGACCTTCCTGGAACATACAATCTCAGTCCTGACACAGAAGATCAAAAAGTTGCAGAGCGTGTTATTCGAGAGGGAGAATACGACCTCATCCTCAACGTTGTTGACGCCAGTAACCTTTCCAGAAATCTTTATCTGACCATGGATCTCAAGGAGAGAACAAGTCAGATAATTATCCTCCTTAATATGCTCGATGTTGCCAAGTCTGAAGGTATTGACATTGACGTAAATAAACTCAGCGAAGAGCTTGGCGTCCCCGTCATCCCAGTAATTGCCGTATGTCCAAAATCCGTGCAAAAAGCCGTCAAACGTGTAGAAATAGCGGCGGCAAAACTCCCCAAGCATGACTCGCACGCATCCCGCGCCGAGGTAATGGACACGGTCAAAAAATATGCCCATATTGATAAAATATATAATCTGATTGCAAAAGAGAAAAAAGACAAAAAAGATAGCATAACCAATAGAATAGACAATATTGTCATGAACCGCTTTGCGGCCATTCCAATATTTTTGCTCTCCATGTTTGTCACCTTTTGGTTTGCCATTGGGGTTGGCTCGGTTTTTATCGATTTTTTCGATATAATGGGCGGCCTCCTCTTTATTGAGGTGCCCACGGCAATGCTCAACACAGTACATGCACCCGAGTGGCTCATCGTTATGATTGCAGGAGGATTAGGCACCGGTTGCCAAACCGTTGCTACCTTCATCCCCGTTGTTTTCTTTATGTTTCTTGCCTTGGCCATCCTGGAAAATCTTGGCTATATGTCACGGGTAGGCGTTGTTGCCGACCGATTTATGCGCAAAATAGGCCTCCCCGGCTCTGCCTTCATCCCCATGATAGTAGGCTTTGGCTGTACAGTCCCTGCTATTATGGCAGCACGTACCCTGACGACAACACGCGACCGCTATATGACCATCTTTATGGCACCATTTATGTCCTGCGGTGCTCGTCTGCCGGTATACGCTCTCTTTTGTTCAGCCCTCTTCGGTGCATACTCCGGCCTTGCAGTCTTTATGATCTACATCACCGGGCTTTTTATGGCTATTCTGACCGGTTTTTTCCTAAAGAACACCCTCTTTAAGGGAGCCTCATCCCATTTCGTCATGGACCTGCCGCTCTATCACAAGCCCCAGGTGGGCGCTGTCCTGTTAAGCGCTTGGTTACGACTGAAAAATTTTATCGGCAAGGCAGGAGTCATTGTTGTTCTAGCAGTATTTTGTCTCAGCCTAGTCAACTCCGTTGGTATTGAAGATGGCAAAATGACCTTTGGCAATGAGGACTCACAGTCCTCCATTCTGGCCCATGCCGGCAAGGCTATTACTCCGATCTTCGAACCAATGGGTATCCAAAGAGATAATTGGCCAGCATCCGTTGCCCTCTTCACGGGCCTCTTTGCCAAGGAAGCTATCGTCGGCACCATTAACTCCCTCTATGCCTCTGTCGATATGACCGATCTTGCCGAAGCTACCACAGAACAGGCTCCCGCAAAACTCGACGTTGCAGGTTCAATCACTAAAGCCTTCACCTCCGTAGGAGAAGGAATGGTGGGAGTTGTCAGCTCTTTTGATCTATTGGGAATTGGCATTATCAATGAGGATCAAAAAACTATCAGCGAAGAGACGGGGGCAAGCACCGATGTCTACAAACATATCGCGGCAAACTTCACCGTTTTTTCTGCCTTTGCCTATCTCCTCTTTGTCCTGATGTACTTCCCCTGCCTGGCCGTGATCGGAGTAGCAAAACAGGAAATGGGTGGCTTCTACACCATGATAATGGCCACATACTGCACCATGCTTGCCTGGTCCGTGGCCACTCTCTTCTACCAAATAGCCGAGGGACATAATATTTTATACATCCTTCTGGCCTGCCTGATTCTGGCATCCGTATACGGTCTCCTTCACCTCATTGGCAAAAAAGAGAGAATCAACAAGGTCACTACCCCACCACCGCCACCCATGCGAAAACGCTGTTGCGGTCAATAG
- a CDS encoding cation diffusion facilitator family transporter, protein MEEKIGQDSKDRVKAARVSLVASFFIMCCKFAAFIVSDSQAIFSDAAESTVNVVAALLALIIITMAMKPADDRHPYGHGKMEFFSAAFEGGLITFAALAILVKAVNALFYGQEIKELGYGLLLIGFAGLLNLFLGLYLKRAGKASRSKALLASSAHVLSDLWTSVGVIAGLLLYLLTGWAWVDPAIAIVVALFLTYTGFSIVRDSFSDLLDTRDEELISHLAELVKRDRFPGIVQVHHARILRSGAFHHIDAHLVVPEYWDISEVHIQSEIFTKRLMADYDYRGEICFHLDPCRRAYCVSCDYLDCIIRKGDYQCCNVLLLDEFLSPEEPGNVME, encoded by the coding sequence GTGGAAGAAAAAATAGGACAAGACTCAAAGGATAGGGTGAAGGCCGCCCGTGTTTCATTGGTGGCCAGTTTTTTTATTATGTGTTGCAAGTTCGCGGCCTTTATTGTCTCAGATTCACAGGCCATTTTCTCTGATGCTGCGGAGAGTACCGTTAATGTGGTGGCTGCCCTGTTGGCACTCATTATCATTACCATGGCCATGAAGCCAGCTGATGATCGTCACCCCTACGGTCACGGCAAGATGGAGTTTTTTTCAGCGGCCTTTGAGGGAGGGTTGATTACCTTTGCTGCCTTGGCAATTTTAGTAAAGGCGGTAAATGCCCTGTTTTATGGGCAGGAGATAAAAGAGCTTGGGTATGGACTCCTGCTTATTGGCTTTGCCGGTCTTTTGAATTTGTTTTTGGGGCTTTATCTTAAAAGGGCTGGAAAGGCTAGCAGGTCTAAGGCACTGCTTGCCAGTAGTGCCCATGTCTTATCTGATCTGTGGACAAGTGTGGGGGTTATTGCCGGCCTTCTTCTCTATCTCTTGACAGGATGGGCCTGGGTTGATCCCGCCATCGCCATTGTTGTTGCCCTGTTTCTTACCTATACGGGTTTTTCAATCGTTCGAGACTCTTTTAGCGACCTGCTTGATACAAGGGATGAAGAGCTGATCTCTCATTTGGCTGAATTGGTTAAAAGGGATCGTTTCCCGGGGATAGTTCAGGTCCATCATGCCCGTATTCTTCGTTCGGGTGCCTTTCATCATATTGATGCCCATCTGGTGGTGCCGGAATATTGGGATATTTCCGAGGTACACATCCAATCGGAGATTTTCACTAAAAGGTTGATGGCGGATTATGACTATAGGGGAGAGATCTGTTTTCATCTTGATCCCTGCCGGCGAGCCTACTGTGTCTCCTGTGATTATCTGGACTGTATAATTCGGAAGGGAGACTACCAATGTTGCAATGTTCTGTTGCTCGATGAGTTTTTAAGTCCCGAGGAGCCGGGGAACGTTATGGAGTAG
- a CDS encoding amino acid kinase family protein yields the protein MALVREKDGKRLHVKSSLMGESLVSKEFIKNLDIAPQERLYPDVAVMKIGGQSICDRGTKALPGVLKEIAANRAEHKMLLTTGGGTRSRHIYTIGLEMGMPTGVIAKFGSMVSEQNALMVATLLSPWGGTQISHSDIVKLPTYFKDGIIPVMAGMPPYDYFAIKPKVGRIPIHRTDVGLIILADLIGSRNILFIKDENGLYTDDPKKNPKADFIGEIGAQDLLDSGQDDLVIERPCLEIIQNSEVIDKVQIINGTVPGNITRALAGEHVGTYIHKQ from the coding sequence ATGGCATTGGTTCGAGAAAAAGACGGCAAAAGACTACACGTCAAAAGTTCTCTGATGGGAGAGAGTCTGGTCAGTAAAGAATTTATCAAAAACCTCGATATTGCTCCGCAGGAGCGGCTCTACCCCGATGTAGCTGTGATGAAGATTGGCGGACAATCGATTTGCGATAGAGGCACAAAGGCCCTACCAGGAGTCCTCAAAGAAATTGCCGCAAATCGCGCTGAGCACAAGATGCTCCTTACCACCGGTGGAGGCACACGTAGCAGACATATCTACACCATCGGTCTTGAGATGGGGATGCCCACGGGCGTTATTGCTAAATTTGGCAGCATGGTCTCAGAACAAAATGCCCTTATGGTAGCTACCCTGCTCTCACCTTGGGGAGGTACCCAGATTTCCCACTCCGATATTGTCAAATTACCCACATACTTCAAGGATGGAATCATCCCCGTCATGGCCGGCATGCCTCCCTATGATTATTTTGCCATCAAACCCAAGGTGGGACGTATCCCCATCCATCGCACCGATGTCGGCCTTATCATTCTCGCCGACCTGATCGGCTCCCGCAACATACTCTTTATCAAAGATGAAAATGGCCTCTACACGGATGACCCTAAAAAAAATCCCAAGGCCGATTTTATTGGGGAAATAGGAGCTCAAGACCTACTGGACAGTGGTCAGGACGATCTTGTCATCGAAAGACCATGTCTGGAAATCATTCAGAACAGTGAAGTTATTGATAAAGTTCAAATTATCAATGGCACAGTTCCTGGAAACATAACAAGAGCCTTAGCCGGCGAGCATGTGGGCACCTACATCCACAAACAATAA